One window of the Rhodococcus sovatensis genome contains the following:
- a CDS encoding IS3 family transposase (programmed frameshift) translates to MAGRKRNSAEDIVRKLRRADELTAAGKTQEEIAAELEVSAATLYNWRRQYGGMDTDAAKELKELREQNGKLKRLLAEAELEKDALREVAKGKILSPAAKRRAVDMLVNTMSLSKRLACKAVGLARSTYARTPIADTPADPDAALRASLRTYAGSHPLHGFRRAWAHLRHDQGMSVNKKKVHRLWKEEGLQVRIYHPRKRAGISSCPQIEADAPKVVWAMDFQFDSTVDGKAIKIASMIDEHTRQSLLNIVERSITAQRLTDELDKTFALWDGPPMVLRMDNGPEFISHVLQQFCRDRVGISYIPPGTPWNNGHIESFNNRLRKECLNRNHWTSLLEARVVIEDFKDDHNHRHRHSSLGYLTPSEYAAQCTHNHQPVEGCEID, encoded by the exons ATGGCTGGACGGAAGCGCAACTCTGCCGAGGACATCGTGCGCAAACTGCGCCGTGCCGATGAGCTGACCGCTGCAGGCAAGACGCAAGAGGAGATCGCGGCGGAGCTCGAGGTGTCGGCGGCGACGTTGTACAACTGGCGGCGTCAGTACGGCGGGATGGACACCGATGCCGCGAAGGAACTCAAGGAGCTGCGCGAGCAGAACGGCAAGCTCAAACGCCTGCTCGCCGAGGCCGAGCTGGAGAAGGACGCACTGCGGGAGGTAGCGA AAGGGAAAATTCTGAGCCCAGCCGCCAAGCGCCGCGCCGTCGACATGCTCGTCAACACCATGAGTCTGTCGAAACGTCTGGCGTGCAAAGCTGTTGGGCTTGCCCGCTCCACCTACGCACGAACACCGATCGCCGACACACCCGCGGATCCCGACGCGGCCCTGAGGGCGTCGCTGCGGACATACGCAGGCTCGCATCCACTGCACGGCTTCCGTCGCGCCTGGGCGCATCTGAGGCACGACCAGGGCATGTCGGTGAACAAGAAGAAGGTGCACCGGCTCTGGAAGGAGGAGGGTCTGCAGGTTCGGATCTATCATCCCCGCAAACGCGCCGGCATCAGCTCCTGCCCGCAGATCGAAGCCGATGCGCCGAAAGTGGTGTGGGCTATGGATTTTCAGTTCGACTCCACGGTGGATGGGAAAGCGATCAAGATCGCGTCGATGATCGACGAACACACCCGGCAGTCCCTGTTGAACATCGTGGAGCGCTCGATCACCGCGCAACGACTGACCGACGAGCTCGACAAGACGTTCGCGCTGTGGGACGGACCGCCGATGGTCCTGAGAATGGACAACGGTCCGGAGTTCATTTCGCATGTGCTGCAACAGTTCTGTCGCGACCGTGTCGGTATCTCCTACATCCCGCCGGGGACGCCGTGGAACAACGGACACATCGAATCGTTCAACAACCGACTACGGAAGGAGTGCCTGAACCGCAATCACTGGACGAGCCTTCTCGAAGCGAGGGTGGTGATCGAGGACTTCAAAGACGACCACAACCATCGACACCGGCACTCATCACTCGGCTACCTCACGCCGTCCGAGTACGCTGCCCAATGCACCCACAACCACCAACCGGTCGAGGGTTGCGAGATCGACTGA
- a CDS encoding helix-turn-helix transcriptional regulator has translation MTAGTDNRITGHIETDEITAQGLLDALVDPVRRSIVRQLAASDHDIACGTFDISVSRSTGTHHFKVLRHAGIIRQYYVGTSKMNTLRRADLESAAPGLIKAVLATREQPIK, from the coding sequence GTGACTGCTGGAACCGACAATCGCATCACCGGGCATATCGAGACAGACGAGATCACAGCGCAAGGGCTGCTGGATGCGCTGGTGGATCCTGTGCGTCGCAGTATCGTTCGTCAGCTCGCCGCGTCCGATCACGACATTGCCTGCGGAACGTTCGATATTTCCGTCAGTCGTTCGACGGGTACCCACCACTTCAAGGTCTTGCGTCATGCCGGAATCATTCGGCAGTACTACGTCGGCACGTCCAAGATGAACACACTCCGACGTGCCGATTTGGAGTCTGCTGCTCCAGGTCTGATTAAGGCCGTGCTGGCCACCCGCGAGCAGCCCATCAAGTAG
- a CDS encoding Mu transposase domain-containing protein, translated as MLTQEEDVEIQALKKRGWTTAAIARHTGRDPKTIRSYLNGTTTPGVRKRSIPDPFEVFLAYVTARLLDDPHLWVRTLCDELEDLGYAMSYQTLSRKIRELGLRPICQACLTATERPNAVIEHPPGEETQWDWVDLPNPPASWGWGSMAHLFVGTLACSGKWRGILAPEMTQPRVVDGLDRICRGLGGVSRVWRFDRMATVCLPESGRITASFAGVAKHYGVSVAICPPRRGNRKGAVEKSNHTAAQRWWRTLADDLTVEQAQASLDRFCSLRGDTRLRATKDGKTSVATLATSEGLHPMPATTYPAIVTTERVVSRQALVSYRGNRYSVPPELASATVTVTQVLGTDVIDIVTPSNITIARHRLAADGTGAMVRDHGHIYALEQAAMAGANTGRPHRRKERIPPGPESLAAADILRTATGTAHPTHAELNEAGSGATESDTSDAIVYDLSIYERAAHGRNTLS; from the coding sequence ATGCTTACACAGGAGGAAGATGTGGAAATACAGGCCCTGAAGAAACGCGGGTGGACGACCGCTGCGATCGCCCGACACACCGGCCGAGACCCGAAGACGATCCGGTCGTATCTGAACGGCACCACCACCCCCGGAGTGCGCAAACGCAGCATCCCGGACCCGTTCGAGGTGTTCCTCGCCTACGTCACCGCACGGCTACTCGACGACCCCCACTTGTGGGTGCGCACGCTCTGCGACGAGCTCGAGGACCTTGGCTACGCGATGTCGTATCAAACGCTCTCCCGCAAGATCCGCGAGTTGGGACTACGCCCGATCTGCCAAGCCTGCCTGACCGCCACCGAAAGACCCAACGCTGTCATCGAACACCCGCCGGGTGAAGAGACACAATGGGATTGGGTCGATCTGCCCAACCCACCTGCCTCGTGGGGATGGGGATCGATGGCACATCTGTTCGTCGGGACCTTGGCGTGCTCGGGGAAATGGCGCGGAATCCTTGCACCCGAGATGACTCAGCCGCGTGTCGTCGACGGGCTCGACCGGATCTGCCGGGGCCTCGGCGGGGTGAGCAGGGTGTGGCGGTTCGACCGAATGGCGACCGTGTGTCTTCCCGAATCGGGTCGGATCACCGCCAGCTTCGCCGGCGTCGCCAAACATTACGGTGTGTCCGTCGCGATCTGCCCACCGAGGCGCGGGAACCGCAAAGGTGCAGTAGAGAAGTCCAATCACACTGCAGCACAGCGTTGGTGGAGAACACTGGCCGACGATCTGACGGTCGAGCAAGCCCAAGCCAGCCTCGATCGGTTCTGTAGTCTCCGCGGCGATACCCGTCTGCGAGCGACGAAAGACGGCAAAACATCGGTAGCAACGCTCGCCACCTCCGAAGGACTGCACCCGATGCCAGCGACCACCTATCCGGCGATCGTGACCACCGAACGAGTGGTCTCCCGGCAGGCGTTGGTGTCCTATCGCGGCAACCGCTACTCCGTCCCTCCCGAGCTCGCATCGGCCACCGTGACGGTCACCCAAGTCCTCGGAACCGATGTCATCGACATCGTCACCCCCTCGAACATCACCATCGCCAGACACCGGCTGGCAGCAGACGGAACCGGTGCGATGGTCCGCGATCACGGCCACATCTACGCCCTCGAACAAGCGGCGATGGCCGGCGCCAACACCGGTCGCCCGCACCGCCGCAAGGAACGCATCCCACCCGGACCCGAGTCTCTCGCTGCAGCGGACATCCTGCGAACCGCCACCGGAACAGCACACCCCACGCACGCAGAGTTGAACGAGGCCGGCAGTGGTGCAACTGAATCCGACACGAGCGATGCAATCGTCTACGACCTCTCGATCTACGAACGCGCCGCGCACGGAAGGAACACCCTGTCATGA
- a CDS encoding DUF503 domain-containing protein produces the protein MWIGWIEIDLLLGDVHSLKEKRSMVRPVVSELQRKFAIAAAEVDYLDLHRRTCIGASAVAADANHVTDVIDRIERSVSSRPELQIVAVRRRIIKVDDV, from the coding sequence ATGTGGATCGGATGGATAGAAATAGACCTCCTCCTCGGCGACGTACATTCGCTCAAGGAGAAACGCTCGATGGTGCGCCCTGTCGTCTCCGAGTTGCAGCGGAAGTTCGCGATCGCTGCCGCAGAAGTGGACTACCTCGACCTGCACCGCCGAACGTGCATCGGGGCCTCGGCCGTAGCTGCGGACGCAAACCACGTCACCGATGTGATCGACAGAATCGAGAGATCTGTCTCGAGCAGGCCCGAACTACAGATAGTCGCTGTGCGACGACGAATCATTAAAGTGGACGACGTCTAG
- a CDS encoding SMI1/KNR4 family protein, producing the protein MDQLSDEWARIISWCQKRAPVTAASLNPPAQAEKVARAESATGRQWPSDLRTWFLLHNGSDQGRAYPQVIPGYRPVTLVELEQEWTSLCRIWAPTTAAVGGDGLLAAPAGTTAFTFLESYIPIAANDSSEYVVIDTRSGDEMGCVVEFIGEDTDQGLMRWPSLAAMIKDVADALDSDSPCRGWVPIVENGYLDWDFP; encoded by the coding sequence ATGGACCAACTCTCCGACGAATGGGCCCGCATCATCTCGTGGTGCCAAAAACGAGCGCCGGTCACCGCAGCCAGCCTCAACCCACCGGCACAGGCCGAGAAGGTTGCTCGAGCTGAATCCGCAACCGGGAGGCAATGGCCCTCGGACTTGCGGACATGGTTCTTGCTCCACAACGGTAGCGATCAAGGCCGAGCCTATCCTCAGGTGATCCCCGGTTACCGGCCAGTGACTCTCGTGGAACTCGAACAGGAGTGGACTTCACTGTGCCGCATTTGGGCACCCACCACAGCGGCAGTAGGGGGCGATGGTTTGCTGGCCGCTCCAGCTGGCACCACCGCGTTCACCTTTCTGGAGTCTTACATTCCAATCGCGGCCAACGACTCCAGCGAGTACGTGGTCATCGACACTCGTAGCGGTGATGAAATGGGCTGCGTTGTCGAGTTCATCGGTGAGGACACCGACCAGGGGTTGATGCGCTGGCCATCGCTCGCAGCCATGATCAAAGATGTCGCCGATGCCCTCGACTCCGATAGTCCGTGCCGGGGCTGGGTTCCTATTGTTGAAAACGGATATTTAGACTGGGACTTCCCGTGA
- a CDS encoding IS630 family transposase, translated as MRIAPLGLIDGDRDKLEAILRAPTAPAGLALRARIVLLAADGVSNSEIARRCGVSRPTVITWRGRYGERGIDGLSDLHRSGRPRTLDHSAIVTATLMPPPKKLGVTHWSSRLLADHLGISFYAVANAWREYGVQPWRAETFKYSTDPELVAKVHDVVGLYLDPPENAIVLSLDEKSQIQALDRTQPMLPMQPGSVERHTHDYKRHGTTTLFAALDIATGKVTASCKPRHRSTEYLAFLKQVARAYPSQELHLIADNYATHKTPEVKAWLAENPRIAVHFTPTSASWLNLVEVWFGVIQRQALGRGVFTSVTDLTSKIRAFINGWNTRATPFVWTKTPEEILKKATRKTTSNTSH; from the coding sequence ATGCGAATCGCACCTCTCGGGTTGATCGACGGCGACAGGGACAAGCTCGAAGCGATCTTGCGGGCACCGACCGCGCCTGCAGGGTTGGCGTTGCGGGCGAGGATCGTGTTGCTCGCCGCCGATGGGGTGTCGAATTCGGAGATCGCACGCAGGTGCGGCGTTTCGCGTCCGACGGTGATCACCTGGCGTGGACGGTACGGCGAACGAGGCATCGACGGCCTGTCGGACCTGCATCGATCGGGCCGGCCGCGGACGCTCGATCACTCGGCGATCGTGACAGCGACGTTGATGCCGCCACCGAAGAAACTCGGTGTCACACATTGGAGTTCGAGGTTGCTAGCCGACCATCTCGGGATAAGTTTCTACGCTGTAGCCAACGCTTGGCGTGAGTACGGTGTGCAGCCGTGGCGGGCGGAGACGTTCAAATATTCCACCGACCCGGAGCTCGTCGCCAAGGTCCACGATGTCGTCGGTCTGTACCTCGATCCACCCGAGAACGCGATCGTATTGTCACTGGACGAAAAGTCCCAGATCCAGGCCCTCGACCGCACCCAACCGATGCTCCCGATGCAGCCCGGTTCGGTCGAGAGGCACACCCACGACTACAAACGACATGGCACCACAACACTGTTCGCAGCACTCGATATCGCCACCGGCAAGGTCACCGCCTCCTGCAAACCGCGCCACCGCAGTACCGAATACCTGGCGTTCCTCAAACAGGTCGCACGGGCCTACCCCAGCCAGGAGCTGCACCTGATCGCCGACAATTACGCCACCCACAAGACCCCCGAAGTCAAAGCCTGGCTAGCCGAGAACCCCCGCATCGCAGTCCATTTCACTCCGACATCAGCGTCGTGGCTCAATCTCGTCGAAGTGTGGTTCGGGGTCATCCAACGTCAAGCACTCGGCCGCGGCGTCTTCACCTCCGTCACCGATCTGACATCGAAAATCCGTGCGTTCATCAACGGCTGGAACACCCGCGCCACACCATTCGTCTGGACCAAAACCCCGGAGGAAATCCTCAAGAAAGCGACCCGTAAAACGACTTCAAACACGAGCCACTAG
- a CDS encoding barstar family protein — MSMPSSQDQPASRIDKEKLTDLEMPLPRWWPGRLDAEVVGGDLETGAVIVQLPIEGNPYLARVPTEGTPGGDTAATMAELDRTLTRYEWIEGDWKYIVFSGEYLSYEDLGHMKVSMRPTPLETSSRSVVFDPTDDEVFNLQRQGFDWGLLQNGFVHTCRDRFTLDTAASNLADLNYLIHTFDAGSWSDVADMHTAFAETMSFPAYYGRNLDALNDVLSDVSRYSYGSDPHSAGTVVTIAGFDSLLQLDRRTALLVLDIFARQARLAALYGHAMLCLIETSNRDFDRVGGMGVFGVSVSESPPDPPRPFDESVIVVFGFDIYAAPAEAEQYAADLRSSVAPLLEEIGRHQLRIEVASSKRTTEFEAFHSSSGPQRTPGQDLVYVSIGVRGRGDWSVLGEEIYHAVTAAKLQFVQMRDRIAAGPDLEFALDFYPDLA; from the coding sequence ATGTCGATGCCCTCGTCACAGGATCAGCCGGCCAGTCGGATCGACAAGGAGAAGCTCACTGATTTGGAGATGCCGCTGCCACGTTGGTGGCCTGGCCGATTAGACGCCGAGGTCGTCGGCGGTGACCTCGAGACTGGTGCTGTCATCGTGCAACTCCCCATCGAGGGCAACCCCTACCTGGCGAGAGTGCCAACAGAGGGCACCCCTGGAGGGGATACGGCCGCGACGATGGCCGAACTCGACCGCACTTTGACTCGGTACGAGTGGATCGAGGGTGACTGGAAGTACATCGTGTTCAGCGGCGAGTACCTTTCCTACGAGGATCTCGGCCATATGAAGGTGTCGATGCGGCCGACGCCACTCGAGACGTCCAGCCGGTCGGTCGTGTTCGATCCCACCGATGACGAAGTCTTCAACCTGCAACGGCAAGGGTTCGACTGGGGACTACTGCAGAACGGTTTCGTTCACACGTGCCGAGACCGGTTCACTCTCGACACGGCGGCCAGCAACCTCGCCGACCTCAATTACCTGATCCACACCTTCGACGCCGGTTCGTGGAGCGACGTCGCTGACATGCACACGGCATTCGCCGAGACGATGTCGTTCCCGGCCTATTACGGCCGCAATCTCGATGCTCTCAACGACGTCCTCAGCGACGTAAGCCGCTACAGCTACGGCAGTGACCCGCACAGCGCCGGAACGGTGGTAACGATCGCCGGGTTCGATTCCCTGCTCCAACTCGACAGACGTACGGCGCTCCTCGTGCTCGACATCTTCGCCCGTCAGGCGCGACTGGCGGCACTGTACGGGCACGCCATGCTGTGTCTGATCGAGACGTCCAACCGTGATTTTGACCGGGTGGGAGGCATGGGAGTCTTCGGCGTGAGCGTGAGTGAGTCTCCACCCGATCCGCCTCGGCCGTTCGACGAGTCGGTCATCGTCGTATTCGGTTTCGACATCTACGCAGCACCCGCCGAAGCCGAACAGTACGCAGCCGATCTGCGCTCGTCGGTAGCGCCGTTGCTCGAAGAGATCGGGCGCCACCAACTGCGCATCGAGGTCGCATCATCGAAGCGCACAACCGAATTCGAGGCGTTTCATTCCAGCTCTGGTCCCCAACGCACGCCCGGTCAGGATCTGGTCTATGTGAGCATCGGCGTCCGTGGCCGCGGTGACTGGAGTGTGCTCGGTGAAGAGATTTATCATGCAGTGACGGCGGCGAAGCTGCAGTTCGTGCAGATGAGAGACAGGATTGCCGCAGGCCCGGACCTCGAATTTGCGCTCGATTTCTACCCGGACCTCGCCTGA
- a CDS encoding DIP1984 family protein, whose amino-acid sequence MKLAEALAERGELVQRTEHLKVRILANSRHQEGESPAEDAGQLLSDLDGALDRLEVLIRRINRTNSAAQVRDGTVTDALAHRDVLRIKHKVITAAADAASGRERERYGPRQLRSELTYISALPVSELRVSADDLATKIRRIDLEIQSVNWEYDLIEE is encoded by the coding sequence ATGAAACTCGCAGAGGCCCTCGCAGAACGAGGGGAACTCGTACAACGCACCGAACATCTGAAGGTTCGGATTCTTGCCAATTCTCGGCACCAAGAAGGCGAATCACCGGCAGAAGATGCTGGTCAACTGTTGTCCGACCTCGATGGCGCACTCGACAGGCTGGAAGTGTTGATTCGTAGGATCAACCGAACCAACAGTGCTGCTCAGGTACGGGACGGAACTGTCACCGACGCACTCGCACACCGAGATGTGCTACGTATCAAACACAAAGTCATCACCGCCGCCGCAGACGCGGCATCGGGACGAGAGCGAGAACGCTACGGTCCGCGGCAACTGCGCTCGGAGCTGACCTACATCTCCGCATTGCCGGTATCCGAGCTTCGAGTGTCTGCCGACGACCTGGCTACAAAGATCCGCCGCATAGATCTCGAAATACAAAGCGTCAACTGGGAATACGACCTCATCGAAGAATAA